Sequence from the Metopolophium dirhodum isolate CAU chromosome 2, ASM1992520v1, whole genome shotgun sequence genome:
gaataaaatttaattgacatttatagaaaaaaaaactaaaaaattggaaactgaatatGTTCGTAAACCGatcaaaacaagttaaaatattatgaaaatttgattgtgtatggaaaatgctaatataaacattcagtgaatatGTCGTGtatttacggttatttgttGCATGgttaaaccaaaatcgattttacataaaattcccgtttttccttaaatttatatttttttttgtttttctcggcgcttttgaaaacttttgtgaattttaaattttgacctcctgaaACACCCCACtatattcacttttccatcgaacaagatactgttgaagaaaatcgaagcagttttaaaGCCCCCCAAACGGCGATtgcagacaaaaaaaataataataaaaaaaaaaaaaaacacatcaatgtaaaatcaatacattcatcgctccgctcacaATCAAAAAATGCGTCATTCacgtaaaacaattaataacgtGTTTTGTGTGTGAAtctaatgtttgaaaatattaagtaacattaatatattttatgaataaaagaAATCGGTACTAGGTACTGCTACaagtacaatattgtacaaagTTAAGATCAATTAAGTACGAAGCAGTCGATGCACTCGATTTCAGTTTTTTATGTGCTAATGTGATTTTTATAGTTCCGTGTTTGTACCTTTAACTAAGTGAACTATTGTAGTATTGTCTTATTATGTGGTAttagtaaacaataaacattcaaTGTTTTGGTCATTGACTTGCGGTCTGCGAtgctatcaattattatttattatcagtgTTTTCTTTTAACATTGATAAGATTAACGATTTTTTTGTACCATGTACAAGAACGCGATACGAATTTGGTACGACGAGTGAGGACCGAGGACAAAAGTCAATAATACTCAATCGCTATGAATTCTCATTTATTCAGTCTTCCTATTTTGTacaacttaaaacaatttaaaacgtaattttacgaataataaaatatttccatatacagaaatatacctatgtaaacaaaaaaagactAAACATAGACTGTCTTTTGAAACCTCATCTAGTCATAAACTTAAcacaaatgtaataaaatttataatttatgatatttaaaccCCGAGAATTCGATGAAAAGAATTGTTGACATAGGCTAGTTGCAAAACTGTTGGCAAAATGGCAAGTAATTACAATCAAGATGGGCAAATTCCAATTCCACCTCGTAGAACACGCTCGAGTACTTCGGATAAAGTAATGATGATCCAAGTTAATTTGTTAGGTTTTTCTGGGTATTCATTTCTCCATTAGTTAACATGTAAACGTTTTAAAGATACCCTATGTGGTTGATGTGGTGGCCGAAAGATGTATTGTGCCGGCTATGGAGAGAATGTCACGAAGGGAGCTCAATATGGTTGAAAGTATATCACCTTTAGATCGCCTAAGAAATAGTATGGATGtagtttaatttttgtagttGTAAACGTGTTATTTACCTACTTGTCTTAAAAATTACAGATGTAGACATGTCAGAAAATGTTGCTAGAATGGCATCACATCTCAAACAGTTGGAGAAAAAAAGGGATGAATTACAAAGACAATGTACAGCCATTGAGACTATGAATAGGCAAAGTGAAGTAAATCGATTAATCGATAAAAACAAAGAACTGAAACAAgatgtttttgtattaaaaaatctaacttATAGGTATGATAAAAGTTGACATTTTAACTtagaaattgtatacaaatattaagaacaaagattttttttctaggTTGAATAGAGAATTGGAAAAATGTCAAGATAAACTGCTATCAAAAGATCAATTTCCAGAATCTGGGGGTTACATGCGAGTACAAGGTATCTATAGAGTTATATTAACAGCAttgcacaatataattaaatattaaatattttagatatattttattgttttaatcatATAACTTTAGATAAatacatagtaaatatttttctaaaacgcTTGAAATGAATTACACTTACTGTGTTTactaattacttaataatttttaaataataactgttgaaataAACAagcatttttttcattatctcATAACAAGTTTAGTTTCTGTTTTGACACATGAACATGGTACATTCTAAAGTCTTTCAGTATGATAAAACTACTAGAATCTTGATAGGCATTAGatagaaaataaacaaattatggcTTATTATGATTGAGTATCAGTATGAATcgatatacatttttctaaacataatttatttaaacaaataatttataacttagaatactttgctattataatacaattgtattgtatgaattaaatatataattaggtgAGTTGTTAGTGGCTGAAACTATTTTAAGTGTTAAAAGTTTTCAATTGGTTTTTGGAGTTAATGGTGAAGGCTTAACAAATCTTAAGAGCAAGGCTGTGAACTTAATGCACTAATAAcccttaaaaaatgcattaaaaatgtctaaaaatgtatttaaaatatgcacttaaaatgccAAAACTTAGTATAAAATTCAAAtgggttttaatttaatttttatatttatattactattataggatattatacattagtacattacattttacatgcataaaattgtgtttatttaataaaaaaattgattgaatttgaattttatttaatgctattcacctgaaacattttttttaaaaaaattgtatttatttattttgttcttttcTGTTTTTCTTTTCAAGAAAGATTCAGTAGATTTAAATAAGAAGAagatttaaataacttatttattaatccATTTATTGTAGCGACACATGATCTCCAAAAGTAAAACACTAAGATACAATTAGAAATTATTGAACTTCAATGTTCAACGgttttagaatataaatataaagagtTGTCTGAGATAATTGAATTTTGGAAATGTGTACCCATGGAAGATTTTCCTGAACAATATAATCTAGCCTTGAAATTGGTTTGTAGATTTGGCTAATTGGCTCCACATacataaaatgtgaaaaaagtTTTTCTCGGATgacttttatcaaaaacaagTACCGATTCACACTAACAAAtactcatttaaaaaatgtaatcttcAACTAAACTTCAGCCAAATTACGAAGAGATAATATCCACCAAACAAATTCAAAGTTCtcattaaagaaaaattactgCAATTAAATTGTCgtacaagtataaaaaaatctaaaatttaaatttatgtatagaaataaatatattatattaggtattgtaaagtaaataataaatattaatttatatattcaggAAATCAGGCTAATCaggaaattttatattattataataaaattagtggTAGTAAAGTTGCTATGCAGCTTATGTCCATTAATTTGAtcaatttgataaaattgtataatcatATTTGTGAAAGACCAAGTGGATAGGAATATAAGTtacataataacaacaattaagCAGGCGCATACACAAAGGGGGTTTTAAGGTTCACtcccctaaaaaaaaatgtaggaaaattattaaatatgtttttagagaGTAAAAgtaggaaaatgtattacctacccCTTgtatcatatttcatattttttctatCCATTCGTTTTAATtacagtaattaattaatttataatataaaataaaataattattgaaactgGAGCCACGTTAGcttgtattttgttaatttgtgttatagaaaaaaagattaaatCTGATATTGTATGCAGGGAGTGTATACAGCATATACGAcatttacttataacttataagttatcaatgtataacaatatttatatagaaattcATATACGTGAtacaaatattagttttattagtaTATGGTGGGTGGTTAAATGCGGTGAATGGTGGacaatgaatgtattattttattctgttttaaattacagttttaGGTTTCCAAATATAAGTTTAGAACACCTTATTCCCATTTTGTCCATCCGCACGTTAGTTACTTATACATAGTTACCTAGTGTTgggtaaatacttttaaaaagtaataaaattacgttactcgttacactaaatatttttatttaaattgcattCGCATTActagacattatttttatcacattcCATTACTTTATCATTCAAAAATAGGGAAATACTTTGAAAAAGTAATTTCGTTATAATTAAGTCAAttgaaataaagtaaataaaattactacagCGTTACtgcaaaagtaatttttttacagtaatttgtaatttatgttaCATTACTTTCCAACACTGTAGTTACGATTGTTtgtattaagatatttaattactattgttGATATTAAGATAACtgataattacttattttataagtcAGAGGTATTCAAACTGTGTGTCGCGGCTCCCAGGGACGTCGCGAAAGTTGTCAAAGGGAGCCACGTAAAAGCACTTGAAACCAAAATTAATGTATgtcaagtataattaatataaatattatttataatcattaaagcGATTATGGAAACGATAACGAAACACATTACCCGACtatttgaagttttatttttagtactaaTAAAGTCACTGTTATTATCACCCATATtggctataatattgtatccatattgtttcaattttttcataataatttggtagttgtaaaaatattgtgaacacACAGGAGCCGGGGGATGAAAAAGTTTGAATACCTTTggtattaagtaataagtatttaacCCGTCACGGTCGCGCGGGGTAAATAATCTccaagtttatttataaatacgtatTTTTCCGTAATTATCTGTAATATAGTTTTGTAATTACGATTAGTTTATCAAAATCACATCATAATTCGATAATGACATTTACTTCATCGAAAACTATTTTAGTTTGTTCGGTGCATGCGGGTCGAGAACAATTTATTCGTTTGGACAATATTTACCCCGCGCGACTgaagattaatttattattttacatttttttttcaatttcattttctcttgattattattataaaaaagttgggtaagtggatgtcgctctgctgtacagtaggttacaagtggatcactgtaatggatggtgttaaatttgaattcaatgatataatatcattgtatgagaaaaactattctgagcgaaaaccgtcagtcagcctatgatattaccaagtatatttgatgatattattgtgaataaagtaatttatatataacctatttacgtggagcctaagagccttgtgttcaatttacaatctttagctataaaagttgaacattttataaatttttaactacaaaataattattaaattataaattggataaatgttgtcaaaattcgatctttaaatgcttataaaaaaaaattgtggctatgtatttttaatatttttcaactgatattgtattaatatatcaggagccttgtattaaatttttacactttttggcccaacagataaaactttattgatatttattgaaaaaaaaaactaaaaaaattgaaaactgaaaatgtccgtaaacagctcaaaaagattcaaaatattttcaaaattgtatagtgtataggaaatgctaatataaacattcagtgaaattttcaagtatctaaattcgtttgtttttgaattataacaaaataaggaaatcgctacatgagaaatcgagtgaatatccaatgttatacaaatttgaatttcaaacgctcataaaaatttaatttgactttcttatagacattttttttttgataaaggtggacaaacttatgaagaatcttgtattacattttaaaaccttagatttaaaaagaaaaatttttacgaatttttaactcaaaataatttgctaattttcacgatttttccatattttgtcaatttatgaactttgaatgcttagaaaagaaaactgtgactaaggatttgtaatatttttcatctgcctttgaaacaatattctaggagccttctattaaattttcaagcttttttagccaacaaataaaattttattgatatctttagaaaaaaaactaaaaaaaaatggaaaatgaaaatgtccctaaacacttcaaaataaatcaaaatattttgaaaatgttatagtgtatagaaaatgcaaatataaacaatcagtgaaaatttcaagtatctacggtcatttgttttaaagttacgccaaaaaccaaattcaattttgtgtaaaaattcccgtttttccttaatttttcttttgtttatcttgtcgcttgtgaaattttttcttttgaccccccaaagtaccaactagattcactttcctatcagaaaaggtactgttgaagaaaaccgaagcatttttactgctctaaaaggtgtcctcagacacaaaaattaaaaaaaaaaaaaattaaaaaattaaaaaaaaaacacacatcattgtaaaatcaatgcattcatcgctccgctcagaatctaaaacatggACGAAATTGAGAGACGGCGGATTGAGTGTCTAATAGAAAGCACAGAAGCTGATTTATTAGGAGGCTTTTCAagtgatgataatgataataatacaccaACATATGAACCTCATGACCAAAATACGGATACAGAACAGTCAATTTCTAGTGCAAGTTCTATCGGAAATATTTCTAATGAATCAAATATAGGTTGAAAGAGAAGTGCTCCCTCAAAAGTTGAGAAGTTCGAACCGATGTGCTTTTTTTGAAAGAGCGAAAGACAAAAAACCATTTTAGTGTGCACCAATTGCATAAAGCCTATATGTAGAGATCACTTGATAGAAATTTTCCCAGattgttttacattataatagtattgtattaccttaccgtttttattattttttaatttttattcataaaaactaAAGACCCATATGCAATTCAAATTGtgaattatatatgtatattaattataagtattgtTAGTTATAAAGTACCAacttaaagtaatattttaagtatatttcatattatggaaaatttttacCCCGCgcgaccaaaaataaaaaaaaaattacgcgaCCAGTGACGGGTTAATACAGAATCAAATTagccaaaatatattatcaaagtattaaGGTTACCAAATTCTGTTTAAATCCTgtttggaataatatttttttgcatcgtattaaaatacatttgaaaactgGGAATTTAGCATGCTCGTAGAGTGAGCTttcctaatttattttttttaaaattctgtgGTTACCCGTGACCCACCACAACGCTCAAGAACCATATAAATGGTGTATTGGTACGGGTACGCGggtatacgccgtatacccatcagaagattttcgattttcggcgtatacccaatgtaaaatcttattttacggGTATACGCTTCCAAAATAACCAGAAAAccaaataagatttaaaatttatttaatagttcatATAGGAAAAAAACGTTATTCGTATTAATGAATCtatgtattaatgaattatttatcaattgaagtaggtattgaatataagttatataacaatatgcattgtgtttaatgtattaatttagtaaacccaatattgaattcaaaaaatctttgtggaaaattctatagattgtacctataataatgttattattattttaatttttttgacattcgagttgattttgttttattttctattgttacattatacaaaaattaataaaataatgttaaaaactatgtactCATTGAACTGCaataacgttatataatatatacgatgataTAATTTGATCGTGTAggttacatattacatattttattggtgcgtatacccataaatatatttaccaatacaccactgcATATAATGTGATTGTTTGACTAATTTTCTAGTGCagggatacaatttttttttagataaattttTGTAAAGTATGGAGTGTActcaaaacattatataaaaatacatccCTGATTGCATGGTTGAATGGTgctaataatatgatttaggaCACCCTGTACAGCACATCCTCTTTCCTCCAGTTAGATAttcacatacatttttactttatagtttTAGATTGCTTTTACAGCAAAATACTATTgctacctatttattatgtaaaaaataagttattttttttttttttttagatcccAAAAATATAAGCTGGCGCAGGGAAGATATTAATGCAGTATCACCGTTGTTAGAAGCATACCAAACATCTTTAGAAGAGAAAGATGTTACTATTGAAAGCTACAAAAATGAACTTGCTCGATTTTCTTCTAGAAGTAGAGAAATTGCTGCTGAAAATGAAAATCTTTATCAACAGCTTGAAGAAGCAAATGAAAAAgtactaatttaattaattaatgttattacatatagtctatcatttttattttaacttgatCATTTTTAAAGGTCGAAGTTACATATGGAGAATGGAAATCAGTGGAGTCCGAAGTAGCAATGCTAAAAGAACATAATGAGTTATTGGTCAGGCAAGCCAAATTACATCAAGCGAAGTTACAAGACTTACTTCGTTCATACCAGTCAAGAGGTAAAGTTTGTTTTtagtgttttcatttttaagtgTTGTGCaccaaactttttaatatttgaaactaATGACAAGTGAAGCTTAACTGCTTAAGTGATCCAActaatgtaagtaggtatactattgaaaataaaatagggTAAATTCAGATACGTGGAGGTATTCTGGACACAACAATGTTTTGGTAGTTAAATTATAACttgcatacaaaataatatttttcgataACATATTGTAATCACCACAACATGAGATGAAggtaaaatattctattttagattctgagcgaagcgatgaatgtattgattttacaatgttttttttttaatttaaaatttttttttgtgtcagtcatcactttttaggacagtaaaagtgcttggattttcttcaacagtaacttttctgataggaaagtgaatttagttaaAACTTtcggggtcaaaagtaaaaaattcccaatagttttcaaaatagaaaaacgggaatttttacgcaaaaactattttggtttttgatgtaactataaaacaaataaccgttgGTACATGAAATTtagactgaatgtttatattagcattttctatacaccataacattttgacttattttgagctgtttacggacattttcagtttccatttttcaaaaaaaaaaataattattttgtagttaaaagtttataaaatgttataaaacttttatagctaaggattaaaaattgaaaacaagattccacgtaaataggttatatataaattactttattcacaataatatcatcaaatatacttggtaatatcataggctgactgaccgtttttgatcagaatcgtttttcttatacaattatattatatcattgaattcaaatttaacaccatccattatagtgatccacttgtaatctactgtacagcagagtgacatccacttacccacctttttttcaattgatttcattttttttttaagtatcaaATTGTCTGAACTCAGCCATTATCATACTATAACATcggttttaataaaactaatacaaaACCACTGTCTAAAGTGATCCAAATTTGCTGGTCACTCTGCacaaaattcaacttttaaaaaaaagaggGAACTTTAATGAACTTGATGATTATTCTTCTCTTATTATctgttttcaatataattaagactgtggtatatatttttaattattttagaaacattataatattaaggttaaatttaaaaaaaaaaatgttaaaatctgTCTGGGTCACCACATTTTACAGTAgctaaatattaacatattgttttatgtaaaatcataataggttaattttaattttactgttaaatgaattacatttaatataagcttacaatttaacaaattattatgataaaagtataaaataaagtataatagtcttaaatataaaatctatttttaaataatataggtacatatacaatatattacatacattctTTGCAtagatactattatttaatttctaaatataaaatagtttgttGAGATTATTTTGGATTTTTCTGTGTTTTTTTGCCTTTACTGTTATTAGTATCCTGTGTTACAGTTGCTCTTTTTTTTGGAGTTGGCAACAGTACATTCatatgtttaattattgatttgtaaacattatttaatgaatctaattttttaaatagtttactTGATACAAATATTTCTGGATCACAATTTTCCATTTCTacacataaattatacaaaaatgtccCTTTATAAAAACGTTCTATACGACACTGTTCAAATGGGAAGTCCAGCAATGAGTTgagaatcataaaaaaataaacacaactcTGAAATTGTGCAAATGGgtgaataattttgtaatataaacgcttgtcattataatattgactaacttgaaaataatttgataacacACTCATAGCTTTTATACAATCTTCTTTATTCACTCTAGTAATATTTTCTTCTATAACACTTTTTCCATTATTATCTtcagttttattgtttttcggatcaatttcaatttttttgatgaCATTAAATGTTATTGCACATACGATTAAGGCATGCATGTGTttggatttaatattattggtatgTACTGCCcagtaaattaaaatcaaaacaaataactCCATATCTTTTGGAACACCATCAAGTTTTTTTATaccaactaaatttaaaattatatttttgcggTATACTATTTCACTCTTATTTAAATCAGCTAATGGTACATAAGGATTAGTTATATATGGTTCTATTTTGTATTGACCTATATTAAGTCCATTTTTTCTTCCTATAGTTGGAAACGATATACCTTTTCCAAACAATAATCCAACTATTCTTTCCATAATTTTGAAGGAAATTGCATAGTAAGGTAGTTTTTCATAGTCTTCGATttgtactttaaaaaatattttttttaatgttacaaTAGTCATAACTTCAGCATTCACAGTACCTCTACGATAGTTATACTCTAACCAAGGCGGTAGTATACTTTTTTCGTTTGGTTTTAAATGTCTTAATCGATCTGTATATGcactcatttttttatattgaagaATGAATGATAAGTATTtgctattcatatttttatagtctTTAATGATgttgtttatttgatttttgatatAGTCACTGTtgcgatataaattataagtcatATTTGATATAGCTGATTTTATATCATGTTGTTTTCTTAGCCATACTGTGATTCGTTTAAGTTTCAATCCACAGTTGAAACACCCTGGGTTTATTCGTAAAAGCGAAGAAAATGTGTCTTGCCTTATGTAATCATTACCTAATAGTGCAGCCACTAAAGGTAAATAGTCAAGATTTAAACCACCAAATTCATTCAGtaatttttcaactttataTACTTGACAAttcattacttttatattaGAATCTAAATCAAGGATAATCTTGTCCAATGGTATATACGGtactgtatttatataaaaatcagaATCACGACTTATAACAGGACAATCTAATAACTTAGCCAATGCAACAATCTCCGAATCAGCTTCAAAATCACAATTTATATGTGGTATGTCCATGTCATTAAGAATGTCAAATATAACATCACTACCAAACATTGGCATACATTCAGCAGATTTTATAGGTTGGCCATAAGATTGGATTCTCTGGCTCATTCGACTCATGATTGTTTCCATTTTGCGCTGTTCATATGCACCGTCAAATACAAAAATTGGTGTTACATTGCATCTcgttaacaaattaataaaatcagtaTAAACCTTAGCTAAAACGTCATAATCTCCACCAAAAGCGCTTGTTTGGTTTTCATACAACCTGTATAGAAAATTTGTTAAAGCATAACCATCTATTATAACCAAAGTGTCTTTGAGTtgtagattttcaaaatattgatttgaatTACGATTTATAAATGATGTCAAACCGGGAATACCCatattaacaaaagaaaaaaagattaattacaattttaagtatacattaaaataaacaagtcAACAACAGTAAATTGTGAACAACATTGAATTTGAATAACAACCGAACTGCCGAACACAAACTAAACTACTGAATTTTGAACTCTGAAGTCAGAAGTAGTGATGTACAAAAACgaaaccataaattattatttattattttgttgacttATTTAATAAGTGATAACGGTCGTAACATCATACTATCAGAGTTACCCTAAATTCGATACTAACATCAAGGGTTTTTGTTCTATGCACGGTTATCTAATAGTAGATAACCGTGGTTCTATGGTATAAATTGGCGATCAAAAGCTTATAAAATTGATAAGCTGAAACGGGCACGCTGTGtatcatttatatgttatttttccaTCTGACCCGTTTTAGACCACCCCCCGATGGCGCATAGG
This genomic interval carries:
- the LOC132938197 gene encoding paramyosin-like; protein product: MASNYNQDGQIPIPPRRTRSSTSDKIPYVVDVVAERCIVPAMERMSRRELNMVESISPLDRLRNNVDMSENVARMASHLKQLEKKRDELQRQCTAIETMNRQSEVNRLIDKNKELKQDVFVLKNLTYRLNRELEKCQDKLLSKDQFPESGGYMRVQDPKNISWRREDINAVSPLLEAYQTSLEEKDVTIESYKNELARFSSRSREIAAENENLYQQLEEANEKVEVTYGEWKSVESEVAMLKEHNELLVRQAKLHQAKLQDLLRSYQSRVTELNGERDHLSEKYENARIELLHLQGRVSSLAGDLNRMKTEDDNKIPIAVHTSAVNECRRLFEELKCRYDDERDTLMRRLISFEEERPTLDIRIVTLTTELNQQRSINKALDLQCSQLKAKCDALEKHLFDCESEKNTNKKQLADAMVFLRETINEQEALLRRAAGDGRNDASAAMLSASISARVKALTEHLKCVEQGAHQEVNRLSGRLYEQSAELERMKKTYENEINALNNALLQKQSVIDSMDANLER
- the LOC132938196 gene encoding protein asteroid translates to MGIPGLTSFINRNSNQYFENLQLKDTLVIIDGYALTNFLYRLYENQTSAFGGDYDVLAKVYTDFINLLTRCNVTPIFVFDGAYEQRKMETIMSRMSQRIQSYGQPIKSAECMPMFGSDVIFDILNDMDIPHINCDFEADSEIVALAKLLDCPVISRDSDFYINTVPYIPLDKIILDLDSNIKVMNCQVYKVEKLLNEFGGLNLDYLPLVAALLGNDYIRQDTFSSLLRINPGCFNCGLKLKRITVWLRKQHDIKSAISNMTYNLYRNSDYIKNQINNIIKDYKNMNSKYLSFILQYKKMSAYTDRLRHLKPNEKSILPPWLEYNYRRGTVNAEVMTIVTLKKIFFKVQIEDYEKLPYYAISFKIMERIVGLLFGKGISFPTIGRKNGLNIGQYKIEPYITNPYVPLADLNKSEIVYRKNIILNLVGIKKLDGVPKDMELFVLILIYWAVHTNNIKSKHMHALIVCAITFNVIKKIEIDPKNNKTEDNNGKSVIEENITRVNKEDCIKAMSVLSNYFQVSQYYNDKRLYYKIIHPFAQFQSCVYFFMILNSLLDFPFEQCRIERFYKGTFLYNLCVEMENCDPEIFVSSKLFKKLDSLNNVYKSIIKHMNVLLPTPKKRATVTQDTNNSKGKKTQKNPK